A genomic region of Homo sapiens chromosome 17 genomic patch of type NOVEL, GRCh38.p14 PATCHES HSCHR17_13_CTG4 contains the following coding sequences:
- the KRT31 gene encoding keratin, type I cuticular Ha1 gives MPYNFCLPSLSCRTSCSSRPCVPPSCHSCTLPGACNIPANVSNCNWFCEGSFNGSEKETMQFLNDRLASYLEKVRQLERDNAELENLIRERSQQQEPLLCPSYQSYFKTIEELQQKILCTKSENARLVVQIDNAKLAADDFRTKYQTELSLRQLVESDINGLRRILDELTLCKSDLEAQVESLKEELLCLKSNHEQEVNTLRCQLGDRLNVEVDAAPTVDLNRVLNETRSQYEALVETNRREVEQWFTTQTEELNKQVVSSSEQLQSYQAEIIELRRTVNALEIELQAQHNLRDSLENTLTESEARYSSQLSQVQSLITNVESQLAEIRSDLERQNQEYQVLLDVRARLECEINTYRSLLESEDCNLPSNPCATTNACSKPIGPCLSNPCTSCVPPAPCTPCAPRPRCGPCNSFVR, from the exons ATGCCCTACAACTTCTGCCTGCCCAGCCTGAGCTGCCGCACCAGCTGCTCCTCCCGGCCCTGCGTGCCCCCCAGCTGCCACAGCTGCACCCTGCCCGGGGCCTGCAACATCCCCGCCAATGTGAGCAACTGCAACTGGTTCTGCGAGGGCTCCTTCAATGGTAGCGAGAAGGAGACTATGCAGTTCCTGAACGACCGCCTGGCCAGCTACCTGGAGAAAGTGCGTCAGCTGGAGCGGGACAACGCGGAGCTGGAGAACCTCATCCGGGAGCGGTCTCAGCAGCAGGAGCCCTTGCTGTGCCCCAGTTACCAGTCCTATTTTAAGACCATTGAGGAGCTCCAGCAGAAG ATCCTGTGTACCAAGTCTGAGAATGCCAGGCTTGTGGTGCAGATCGACAACGCCAAGCTGGCTGCGGATGATTTCAGAACCAA GTACCAGACCGAGCTGTCCCTGCGGCAGCTGGTGGAGTCGGACATCAACGGTCTGCGCAGGATCCTGGATGAGCTGACCCTGTGCAAGTCCGACCTGGAGGCCCAGGTGGAGTCCCTGAAGGAGGAGCTGCTCTGCCTCAAGAGCAACCATGAGCAG GAGGTCAATACCCTGCGCTGCCAGCTTGGAGACCGCCTCAATGTGGAGGTGGATGCTGCTCCCACTGTGGACCTGAATCGGGTGCTGAACGAGACCAGGAGTCAGTATGAGGCCCTGGTGGAAACCAACCGCAGGGAAGTGGAGCAATGGTTCACCACGCAG ACCGAGGAGCTGAACAAGCAGGTGGTATCCAGCTCAGAGCAGCTGCAGTCCTACCAGGCGGAGATCATCGAGCTGAGACGCACAGTCAACGCCCTGGAGATCGAGCTGCAGGCCCAGCACAACCTG CGAGACTCTCTGGAAAACACGCTGACAGAGAGTGAGGCCCGCTACAGCTCCCAGCTGTCCCAGGTGCAGAGCCTGATCACCAACGTGGAGTCCCAGCTGGCGGAGATCCGCAGTGACCTGGAGCGGCAGAACCAGGAGTACCAGGTGCTGCTGGATGTGCGTGCCCGGCTGGAGTGTGAGATCAACACATACCGGAGCCTGCTGGAGAGCGAGGACTGCAA TCTGCCCAGCAATCCCTGTGCCACGACCAACGCGTGCAGCAAGCCCATCGGACCCTGTCTCTCCAATCCCTGTACCTCTTGTGTCCCTCCTGCCCCCTGCACACCCTGTGCCCCACGCCCCCGCTGTGGGCCCTGCAATTCCTTCGTGCGCTAG